A single window of Paenibacillus sp. SYP-B4298 DNA harbors:
- the proS gene encoding proline--tRNA ligase: MSKDKQFVTEITPQSEDFSRWYIDTIKKAELMDYSPVRGCIVFRPEGYELWENIQRELDARFKATGHRNAYFPLFIPESFFQKEKEHVEGFNPELPWVTEAAGEVLEERLAIRPTSETMIGHMYAKWIQSYRDLPLLINQWANVVRWEKRTLPFLRTSEFLWQEGHTAHETEEEARQETMQMLEIYRDFVESFLAIPVIVGQKTPSEKFAGAVDTYSIEAMMKDGRAVQAGTSHYLGTNFAVAFDIKYLDRENTLQFAHTTSWGVSTRLIGALIMVHGDDRGLALPPKVAPTQVIMIPIGPAKTREQVVGRVDELYAELKQAGIRVRVDDRSDVSPGWKFNEYEMRGVPVRLELGPRDMENGQVVLVSRISGEKRVVQQANLVEEVQQMLEDTQQAMYEKAKQFREDNFKSVDTLDEMKALLEEKRGFVEAGWCGSAACEQQVKEETGATSRNIPFSPASSKESCLVCGEKAAHTVVFARAY; the protein is encoded by the coding sequence ATGTCAAAGGATAAACAATTCGTCACCGAAATCACGCCGCAGAGCGAGGATTTCTCCAGATGGTATATTGATACGATCAAGAAGGCTGAGCTGATGGACTATTCGCCTGTGCGCGGCTGCATCGTATTCCGCCCGGAAGGCTATGAGCTGTGGGAAAACATTCAGCGCGAGCTGGATGCGCGCTTTAAGGCAACCGGTCACCGCAACGCTTACTTCCCGCTGTTCATTCCCGAGAGCTTCTTCCAAAAGGAAAAAGAGCATGTCGAGGGCTTCAATCCAGAGCTGCCGTGGGTTACCGAAGCTGCGGGCGAGGTGCTGGAGGAGCGTCTGGCTATTCGCCCGACCTCGGAGACGATGATCGGTCATATGTATGCCAAATGGATTCAATCTTATCGTGATCTGCCGCTGCTGATCAATCAGTGGGCGAACGTCGTTCGTTGGGAGAAGCGGACGCTGCCGTTTTTGCGGACAAGCGAGTTTCTGTGGCAGGAGGGTCATACGGCTCATGAGACGGAGGAGGAGGCTCGTCAGGAGACGATGCAGATGCTGGAGATCTACCGTGATTTCGTCGAGAGCTTCCTGGCAATTCCGGTGATCGTCGGCCAGAAGACCCCTTCGGAGAAGTTCGCGGGTGCGGTGGACACGTATTCGATCGAGGCGATGATGAAGGACGGCCGTGCTGTTCAAGCAGGCACCTCACATTATTTGGGTACCAACTTTGCTGTAGCATTTGATATTAAATATCTTGACCGTGAAAATACACTTCAATTCGCCCATACCACCTCCTGGGGAGTCAGCACCCGCCTGATCGGGGCACTCATTATGGTACATGGGGATGACCGTGGTCTGGCGTTGCCGCCTAAGGTTGCGCCTACACAGGTCATTATGATTCCGATCGGGCCGGCGAAGACGCGCGAGCAGGTTGTGGGCCGCGTCGATGAGCTGTATGCCGAGCTGAAGCAGGCAGGCATCCGCGTGCGTGTGGATGACCGCTCCGATGTGAGCCCAGGCTGGAAGTTCAATGAGTATGAGATGCGCGGCGTGCCGGTTCGTCTAGAGCTTGGGCCACGCGATATGGAGAATGGTCAAGTTGTGCTCGTCTCCCGCATCAGCGGAGAGAAGCGTGTTGTGCAGCAGGCCAATCTGGTGGAGGAAGTGCAGCAGATGCTTGAGGATACACAGCAGGCGATGTACGAGAAGGCGAAGCAGTTCCGTGAGGATAACTTCAAATCTGTCGATACGCTTGATGAGATGAAGGCGCTGCTTGAGGAGAAGCGTGGCTTCGTTGAGGCGGGCTGGTGCGGCTCTGCCGCATGCGAGCAGCAGGTGAAGGAAGAGACAGGCGCGACCAGCCGCAATATTCCGTTCTCGCCTGCCTCGTCCAAGGAGAGCTGTCTGGTGTGCGGCGAGAAGGCTGCGCATACGGTCGTGTTTGCAAGAGCGTACTAG
- the rseP gene encoding RIP metalloprotease RseP, producing MEMVQNIVLTVLVFFVIVSIHEWGHFYFAKRAGILVREFAIGFGPKLFSVKKGETRYTLRLIPAGGFVRMAGEDPEIVEVQPGQTIAVRVHDDKVTRIYLDRLDERSNVIRSEVESIDLEHALTVVLQVDGEPERLSIHPQALMVSKGRETQIAPHNRQFGSKTVAQRALAIFAGPLMNFVLAFVLFAVYIQLTGIATGNPDKVFIGEILEGRPAAQANLQVGDEIKTINGVQIGGDYEKMIAMIGESADKEMTWTVLRDGKTVELTITPALDPEAKAGKVGISPKFDVPTRTPGVGETITYAAKAMKNMTVLIFDSFKMLITGQFKLDDLGGPVRTAEITSQIASRGIEQLTSWTALLSLYLGIFNLLPIPALDGSRLIFLGLEAVRGRPIDPNRESMVHFIGFAMLMLLMLAVTYNDVMRLVKG from the coding sequence GTGGAAATGGTTCAAAATATCGTACTGACGGTGCTTGTCTTTTTTGTCATTGTGTCCATTCATGAATGGGGACACTTCTATTTTGCCAAGCGGGCAGGCATCCTGGTCAGAGAATTTGCCATTGGCTTTGGACCTAAGCTGTTCTCAGTCAAAAAGGGGGAGACGCGCTACACCCTCCGCTTGATTCCTGCCGGGGGCTTTGTCCGCATGGCTGGCGAAGACCCTGAGATTGTCGAGGTGCAGCCTGGCCAGACCATTGCCGTAAGAGTCCATGATGACAAGGTAACGCGCATCTATCTGGATCGTCTGGATGAGCGCAGCAATGTAATCCGCAGCGAGGTCGAATCGATTGATCTGGAGCATGCCTTGACGGTCGTGCTGCAGGTGGATGGCGAGCCGGAGAGGCTGTCCATTCATCCCCAGGCGTTGATGGTATCCAAGGGCAGAGAAACCCAGATCGCTCCGCATAACCGCCAATTCGGCAGCAAGACGGTCGCACAGCGCGCGCTTGCGATTTTCGCCGGCCCACTGATGAATTTTGTGCTCGCATTTGTGCTATTTGCTGTCTATATTCAGTTGACGGGTATAGCTACCGGCAATCCCGATAAGGTCTTTATCGGCGAGATTTTGGAGGGGCGTCCCGCAGCGCAGGCTAACCTGCAGGTGGGAGATGAGATCAAGACGATCAACGGGGTGCAGATTGGCGGCGACTATGAGAAGATGATCGCCATGATCGGAGAATCGGCCGATAAGGAGATGACTTGGACGGTCCTCCGCGACGGCAAGACCGTAGAGCTGACTATTACGCCGGCGCTTGACCCCGAGGCCAAAGCTGGCAAGGTAGGCATCAGCCCCAAATTTGACGTACCTACGCGAACGCCTGGTGTTGGCGAGACGATTACGTATGCGGCTAAAGCGATGAAAAATATGACAGTTCTTATATTCGACAGCTTCAAAATGCTCATTACCGGACAGTTTAAGCTGGATGATCTAGGCGGGCCGGTGCGAACGGCGGAGATTACGAGTCAGATCGCCAGCAGAGGCATCGAGCAATTGACCTCGTGGACTGCGCTGCTCAGTCTGTATCTCGGGATATTCAATCTGCTCCCGATTCCTGCGCTGGACGGCAGCCGCCTGATCTTCCTTGGTCTGGAGGCGGTTCGCGGGCGTCCGATTGATCCTAACCGGGAAAGCATGGTGCATTTTATCGGCTTCGCGATGCTGATGCTGCTGATGCTGGCAGTGACGTATAATGATGTGATGCGGCTAGTGAAGGGCTAG
- a CDS encoding 1-deoxy-D-xylulose-5-phosphate reductoisomerase, with product MKKISILGSTGSIGTQTLDVVSAHPGQYEVVALTAGSNVELLAEQARRYRPKLVALADKAAAERARLLVPADIQVVHGEEGIIEAAAATGADIVVTALLGSCGLRPTIAAIEAGITIGLANKETLVTAGHIIMELAARKQVAILPVDSEHSAIFQCLNGEPREALRKLVITASGGSFRDRSRDQLADVTVEQALKHPNWSMGAKITIDSATMVNKGLEIIEAHWLFGTSYDQIEVLIHPESIIHSFVEFVDSSIIAQMGQPDMRVPIQYALTYPRRDPNPASPLDLAKLGSLNFKALDMQRYPCVAMAYACGRAGGSAPTVFNAANEVAVSRFLNREIGFLDIERILEQILERHEVVALDDVRAIEEMDAWARREASSL from the coding sequence ATGAAAAAAATTAGCATATTAGGCTCCACCGGTTCGATTGGCACGCAAACGCTTGATGTCGTGTCCGCCCATCCGGGTCAATATGAAGTCGTGGCTCTTACTGCGGGCTCCAATGTGGAGCTGCTTGCAGAGCAAGCACGTCGTTATCGCCCGAAGCTGGTGGCGCTCGCAGACAAAGCAGCCGCTGAGCGCGCTCGCCTGCTCGTTCCCGCAGACATCCAGGTTGTGCATGGCGAGGAGGGCATCATCGAAGCTGCGGCAGCAACTGGCGCGGACATCGTCGTGACAGCGCTGCTGGGAAGCTGCGGCCTGCGCCCGACGATTGCAGCGATTGAGGCTGGCATTACCATCGGACTTGCCAACAAGGAAACGCTGGTAACAGCAGGCCATATCATCATGGAGCTGGCTGCCAGGAAGCAGGTGGCCATCCTGCCGGTAGACAGCGAGCATTCGGCTATCTTCCAATGCTTGAATGGCGAACCGCGTGAGGCATTGCGCAAGCTTGTGATCACCGCCTCAGGCGGCTCATTCCGCGACCGGTCGCGTGATCAATTGGCGGATGTGACAGTCGAGCAGGCGCTCAAGCATCCGAATTGGTCGATGGGGGCCAAGATTACGATTGATTCTGCCACGATGGTCAATAAAGGGCTGGAAATTATCGAGGCTCACTGGCTATTTGGCACAAGCTATGATCAGATTGAGGTACTTATCCATCCCGAGAGCATTATCCATTCCTTTGTCGAGTTTGTAGACAGCAGTATCATCGCCCAGATGGGACAGCCTGATATGCGTGTGCCGATACAGTACGCGCTCACCTATCCGCGGCGTGATCCGAATCCGGCAAGCCCGCTTGACCTGGCCAAGCTCGGCAGCCTCAACTTCAAGGCACTCGACATGCAGCGCTATCCATGTGTAGCGATGGCGTATGCTTGCGGTCGTGCCGGCGGCTCGGCGCCGACCGTATTCAATGCCGCCAATGAGGTGGCAGTATCCCGCTTCCTGAACAGAGAAATCGGCTTCCTCGATATTGAGCGCATATTGGAGCAGATATTGGAGCGGCATGAGGTTGTCGCGCTTGACGATGTCCGGGCAATCGAGGAGATGGATGCCTGGGCTCGCCGGGAGGCGTCCAGCTTGTAG
- a CDS encoding phosphatidate cytidylyltransferase: MKQRIITGVIAGAGFLALLIAGGSAYIVLLLALALVGYWEFVRMNGLRWSHPAALVGFLSVAAIVWPWQINVFVTLQTSELLWLVMLLLLTITVLTKNRTTIDHAANLLLGVVYIGFGFSAMLDVRLMEGNGLLATFLAFACIWSSDIGAYFFGKALGRNKLWPAISPNKTVEGALGGVMLSLAVGLLFALFAPDLVSIGQALAIGAVSACAGQMGDLIQSAYKRVRGIKDTGSILPGHGGVLDRCDSWLIVYPILVFSGLLS; encoded by the coding sequence GTGAAACAACGAATAATAACAGGTGTCATCGCTGGAGCCGGTTTCCTTGCCTTGCTGATCGCAGGCGGCTCGGCATACATAGTATTGCTGCTTGCGCTTGCGCTTGTCGGCTATTGGGAATTTGTGCGAATGAATGGTCTGAGGTGGAGTCACCCGGCTGCATTAGTCGGGTTCCTGAGCGTGGCAGCGATCGTATGGCCATGGCAAATCAACGTGTTTGTAACCTTGCAGACAAGTGAGCTGCTCTGGTTGGTGATGCTGCTTCTGCTGACGATTACGGTGTTGACGAAGAACAGGACGACGATTGATCATGCTGCGAACCTGCTGCTGGGCGTCGTGTATATCGGCTTTGGCTTTTCGGCGATGCTGGATGTTCGATTAATGGAAGGGAACGGCCTGTTGGCCACATTCCTTGCGTTTGCCTGCATCTGGTCTTCCGATATTGGAGCGTACTTCTTCGGCAAGGCCCTCGGGCGTAATAAGCTGTGGCCGGCCATCTCGCCGAATAAGACAGTAGAGGGCGCGCTTGGCGGTGTTATGCTATCGCTGGCTGTAGGCCTGTTGTTCGCGCTGTTTGCGCCGGACCTCGTCAGCATCGGACAAGCGCTGGCCATTGGCGCAGTAAGTGCATGTGCAGGGCAGATGGGGGACCTGATTCAATCCGCATATAAGCGGGTCAGAGGAATTAAAGATACGGGCTCGATTTTGCCTGGACATGGAGGCGTGCTTGACCGCTGTGACAGTTGGTTGATCGTCTATCCGATTCTTGTCTTCAGCGGCCTGTTGTCCTAG
- a CDS encoding isoprenyl transferase, with amino-acid sequence MLKRLKNWFKKPLSIREEQLQNDNIPQHVAIIMDGNGRWAKSRGLPRMAGHHSGMKAVKRITMAADRLGVKYLTLYAFSTENWKRPKAEVDFLMKLPQEFLSIELDDLIKNNVQVRMMGYREDLPSHTLRAVEEAIEKTRGNTGLVLNFALNYGSRKEMVDAVRAIAEEVKAGRLECAAISERDLDGHLLSSDIPDPDLLIRTSGELRISNFMLWQLAYSELWFTDVYWPEFMDEHFYEAIREYQRRARRYGGL; translated from the coding sequence ATGTTAAAGCGGTTGAAAAATTGGTTTAAAAAACCGTTATCCATCCGAGAGGAACAACTGCAGAATGATAATATTCCGCAGCATGTTGCCATTATTATGGATGGGAACGGGCGGTGGGCGAAGAGCCGCGGCTTGCCCCGCATGGCGGGACATCATTCCGGCATGAAGGCGGTCAAGCGTATTACGATGGCGGCTGATCGACTTGGCGTAAAATATTTAACCCTTTACGCTTTTTCAACGGAAAACTGGAAGCGGCCCAAGGCAGAGGTGGATTTCCTGATGAAGCTGCCCCAGGAGTTTCTGTCCATTGAGTTGGATGACCTGATCAAAAATAATGTTCAAGTACGCATGATGGGCTATCGGGAGGATCTGCCGAGTCATACATTGCGGGCTGTAGAGGAAGCGATTGAGAAGACCCGCGGCAATACGGGGCTGGTGCTCAATTTTGCCTTGAATTATGGCAGTCGCAAAGAAATGGTAGATGCTGTGCGCGCCATAGCGGAGGAAGTGAAGGCAGGTCGTCTGGAATGCGCGGCTATATCGGAGCGCGATCTGGACGGTCATTTGCTATCAAGCGATATTCCTGACCCCGATCTGCTGATTCGAACGAGCGGCGAGCTGCGTATTAGCAACTTCATGCTGTGGCAGTTGGCTTACAGTGAACTGTGGTTTACGGATGTCTATTGGCCGGAGTTTATGGATGAGCATTTCTATGAAGCCATTCGTGAATATCAGCGTCGCGCCCGCAGGTACGGTGGGCTGTAG
- the frr gene encoding ribosome recycling factor, producing the protein MPQSIKKNAEERMEKAIGSLKRDLATLRAGRATPSLLDRVQVEYYGAMTPVNQLANITTPDSRTLIIQPWDKSSLAAIEKAIMKSDLGLTPSNDGSIIRLGIPALTEERRAELVKSTKKYGEESKVAIRNIRRDANDEIKKLEKTDISEDESRRHQEDIQKLTDRFIAEVDKVLVSKEKEIMEV; encoded by the coding sequence ATGCCACAATCCATCAAGAAGAATGCAGAGGAAAGAATGGAGAAGGCCATAGGGTCTCTCAAGCGCGACCTGGCTACCTTGCGCGCTGGACGCGCAACACCGTCGCTTCTTGACCGTGTTCAGGTTGAATATTATGGTGCGATGACGCCAGTCAACCAACTGGCCAATATTACTACGCCAGATTCCAGAACACTCATTATTCAGCCATGGGACAAAAGCTCGCTAGCAGCGATTGAGAAGGCGATTATGAAGTCCGATCTGGGGCTGACACCATCTAATGACGGCAGCATCATTCGGCTGGGCATCCCAGCGCTGACCGAGGAGCGTCGTGCGGAGCTGGTGAAATCAACGAAGAAATATGGCGAGGAGTCGAAGGTAGCGATTCGCAACATTCGCCGCGATGCGAACGATGAGATCAAGAAGCTGGAGAAGACGGACATCTCTGAGGACGAGTCCCGTCGCCACCAGGAGGATATTCAAAAGCTGACAGATCGCTTCATCGCTGAGGTGGATAAAGTGTTGGTCAGCAAAGAAAAAGAGATCATGGAAGTTTAA
- the pyrH gene encoding UMP kinase: MEQPVYKRIVLKVSGESLSGQNGYGIDAEMISSIAEQVKEVVELNVEVAIVVGGGNIWRGIAGSAKGIDRATADYMGMLATVMNSLALQDALEQIEVPTRVQTSIAMQQIAEPYIRRRAIRHLEKGRVVIFAAGTGNPFFSTDTTAALRAAEIEAEVILMAKNKVDGVYSADPFKDATAEKFEQLTYLEVLNRNLGVMDSTASSLCMDNNIPLVVFSITESGNIKRVVLGEKIGTIVKGSVS, from the coding sequence GTGGAACAACCTGTATACAAACGTATTGTATTAAAGGTGAGCGGAGAGTCTCTCTCTGGTCAGAATGGCTACGGAATCGATGCGGAGATGATCTCATCCATTGCCGAGCAGGTCAAGGAAGTGGTAGAGCTTAATGTTGAAGTGGCGATCGTCGTTGGTGGAGGCAACATCTGGCGGGGAATCGCCGGTTCGGCCAAGGGCATTGACCGTGCAACCGCAGATTACATGGGCATGCTGGCGACAGTAATGAATTCATTGGCTCTGCAAGATGCGCTGGAGCAGATCGAAGTGCCTACTCGGGTACAAACCTCGATTGCCATGCAGCAGATCGCTGAGCCCTACATTCGCCGCCGTGCGATCCGCCATCTTGAAAAAGGACGCGTCGTTATTTTTGCGGCCGGTACAGGCAACCCGTTCTTCTCCACAGACACGACAGCAGCGCTGCGTGCGGCTGAGATTGAAGCAGAGGTTATACTGATGGCGAAAAACAAGGTGGACGGTGTATATTCTGCTGATCCGTTCAAGGATGCTACCGCCGAGAAATTCGAGCAGCTCACCTATCTGGAGGTGCTTAACCGGAATCTGGGCGTGATGGACTCCACCGCTTCGTCACTGTGCATGGACAATAATATTCCGCTTGTAGTGTTCTCGATTACCGAGAGCGGCAACATTAAGCGGGTTGTGCTAGGTGAAAAAATCGGGACGATTGTGAAAGGAAGTGTGAGCTAA
- the tsf gene encoding translation elongation factor Ts has product MAVSASAVKELREKTGAGMLDCKKALDEANGDMQKAIDLLREKGLAAAANKAGRAATEGVVESYIHAGGRIGVLVEVNCETDFVAKTDQFRDFVKDIAMQIAAANPKYVRREEVDGSELDKEREILTAQALNEGKPAHIVEKMVEGRLGKYYEEFCLMEQSFIKDPDKTVSELLNEKISKIGENISIRRFVRFELGEGLEKKQDNFVEEVMSQAKL; this is encoded by the coding sequence ATGGCGGTAAGTGCGAGTGCAGTAAAAGAACTGCGTGAAAAGACAGGCGCTGGAATGTTGGATTGCAAAAAGGCTTTGGATGAGGCAAATGGCGATATGCAAAAAGCAATCGACCTGCTGCGGGAGAAAGGTCTTGCTGCTGCAGCAAACAAAGCTGGACGCGCAGCTACAGAGGGCGTAGTTGAATCCTACATTCACGCTGGCGGACGTATTGGTGTACTGGTTGAAGTCAACTGTGAGACAGACTTCGTTGCGAAAACGGATCAATTCCGTGATTTCGTTAAAGATATTGCGATGCAGATCGCTGCTGCTAATCCGAAATATGTTCGCCGTGAGGAAGTTGACGGCTCCGAGCTGGACAAAGAGCGCGAAATTCTGACAGCTCAAGCGCTGAACGAGGGCAAGCCTGCTCACATCGTTGAGAAAATGGTAGAAGGCCGTCTTGGCAAATACTATGAAGAGTTCTGTCTGATGGAGCAAAGCTTCATTAAAGACCCTGACAAAACCGTATCTGAGCTTCTGAACGAGAAGATCAGCAAAATCGGTGAAAATATTTCGATCCGTCGCTTTGTCCGCTTTGAGCTGGGAGAGGGACTGGAGAAAAAACAAGATAACTTCGTTGAAGAGGTTATGTCTCAAGCTAAGCTTTAA